From a single Nissabacter sp. SGAir0207 genomic region:
- the rplJ gene encoding 50S ribosomal protein L10, with protein MALNLQDKQAIVAEVNEVAKGALSAVVADSRGVTVDKMTELRKAGREAGVYMRVVRNTLMRRVVEGTPFECLKDTFVGPTLIAFSNEHPGAAARLFKEFAKTNAKFEVKAAAFEGELIPAAQIDRLATLPTYEEAIARLMATMKEASAGKLVRTLAALRDQKDAV; from the coding sequence ATGGCATTAAATCTTCAAGACAAACAAGCGATTGTTGCTGAAGTCAACGAAGTAGCCAAAGGCGCGCTGTCTGCGGTTGTTGCGGATTCCCGCGGCGTTACCGTTGACAAAATGACCGAACTGCGTAAAGCAGGCCGTGAAGCTGGCGTATACATGCGTGTTGTTCGCAACACCCTGATGCGTCGCGTCGTTGAAGGTACTCCTTTCGAGTGCCTGAAAGACACGTTTGTCGGTCCGACCTTGATTGCATTCTCTAACGAACACCCGGGCGCTGCTGCTCGTCTGTTCAAAGAGTTCGCTAAAACGAATGCAAAATTCGAGGTTAAAGCTGCGGCCTTTGAAGGTGAGCTGATCCCTGCGGCGCAAATCGACCGCTTGGCAACGCTGCCGACTTACGAAGAAGCAATCGCACGCCTGATGGCAACCATGAAAGAAGCCTCTGCTGGCAAACTGGTTCGTACTCTGGCTGCACTGCGCGATCAGAAAGACGCGGTTTAA
- a CDS encoding PTS sugar transporter subunit IIC gives MNNFTAFMERKILPLAMKIEGNDYLGAIKDGFIRIMPFLIIGSFFLLIANLPIPGYGEFIVRHFGEKFISQLNYVLDATYSIMALLVVTSTSISLAKRWNLNEISCALISLISFLVITPYQYPQESGAVMRDVIPTFALGAQGLFLSLIVTVTAVRLYRLFNHPRLTISMPESVPPAVSNSFSSLIPSFLIVVIFWLARLLFEMTPFGTAQEMIFKVLQAPMMELGNTLPSQMVAEFFISFFWFFGLHGDSIVTAIMGPIWRSLTLENMQAMKQGLPPVNIITQQFRDVFLICGGTGFTLAMLLVMLFRAKSKRMREIAKLASPAALFNINEPIIFGVPIALNPLLFIPFIIVPVVLCVMTYSAMAFGWLPLTSGLEIPWTTPIFISGFLICGWKGMLFQAINLLVAMTIYYPFVMTLDKHYLRDENEQAKNTLNQHALALE, from the coding sequence ATGAATAATTTCACTGCATTTATGGAACGGAAAATATTGCCGCTGGCAATGAAGATTGAAGGGAATGACTATCTAGGTGCCATCAAAGATGGTTTTATTCGAATTATGCCTTTCCTGATTATCGGTTCGTTTTTCTTGCTAATAGCCAACTTACCGATCCCAGGTTACGGCGAATTTATCGTTCGCCATTTTGGCGAGAAGTTTATTAGCCAACTGAATTACGTTCTGGATGCGACTTATTCGATTATGGCGCTGCTGGTTGTCACCAGCACCAGTATCAGTCTGGCGAAACGCTGGAATTTGAATGAGATCTCCTGTGCGTTAATATCACTTATCAGTTTTCTGGTGATTACCCCTTATCAATACCCGCAGGAGAGTGGCGCGGTTATGCGTGACGTAATCCCTACGTTCGCGCTCGGGGCGCAAGGATTATTCCTTTCACTGATCGTAACGGTCACCGCAGTACGCTTGTATCGCTTATTCAACCATCCGCGTCTGACTATCTCCATGCCAGAGAGTGTGCCGCCTGCCGTCTCAAACAGCTTTAGCTCACTGATCCCCTCCTTCCTGATTGTGGTCATCTTCTGGCTGGCCCGTCTGCTGTTTGAAATGACCCCATTTGGTACGGCTCAGGAGATGATCTTCAAAGTGCTACAGGCTCCTATGATGGAGTTGGGTAATACCTTGCCTTCACAGATGGTGGCCGAATTTTTTATAAGCTTCTTCTGGTTCTTTGGCCTGCATGGCGACTCTATTGTCACCGCCATTATGGGCCCCATCTGGCGCTCTTTAACGCTTGAGAATATGCAGGCGATGAAACAGGGCCTGCCGCCGGTAAATATCATTACCCAACAGTTCCGTGATGTCTTTCTGATTTGCGGCGGCACCGGTTTTACGCTGGCAATGCTGCTGGTAATGCTGTTCCGGGCTAAGAGCAAGCGTATGCGTGAAATTGCAAAACTTGCTTCACCCGCGGCTCTCTTTAATATCAATGAGCCTATTATCTTCGGCGTGCCCATCGCGCTCAATCCCTTGCTGTTTATCCCTTTTATTATCGTGCCCGTGGTGTTGTGTGTAATGACTTATAGCGCGATGGCCTTCGGCTGGCTGCCTTTAACCTCTGGTCTGGAAATCCCCTGGACCACACCGATATTTATCAGCGGCTTCTTAATCTGCGGCTGGAAGGGAATGCTCTTTCAGGCAATTAATCTGCTGGTGGCCATGACCATTTACTACCCATTCGTCATGACGCTCGATAAACACTATTTACGCGATGAAAATGAACAGGCAAAAAATACCCTGAATCAACATGCCCTTGCCCTGGAATGA
- the rplL gene encoding 50S ribosomal protein L7/L12 produces MSITKEQILDAVAEMSVMDVVELISMMEEKFGVSAAAAVAVAAGPAEAVEEKTEFDVVLAAVGANKVAVIKAVRGATGLGLKEAKDLVESAPAVLKEAISKDDAEALKKSLEEAGASVEVK; encoded by the coding sequence ATGTCTATCACTAAAGAACAAATTCTGGACGCAGTTGCAGAAATGTCCGTAATGGACGTTGTTGAACTGATCTCCATGATGGAAGAAAAATTCGGCGTTTCCGCTGCTGCTGCTGTAGCTGTAGCTGCTGGCCCGGCTGAAGCTGTTGAAGAAAAAACCGAGTTCGACGTAGTTCTGGCTGCTGTTGGCGCTAACAAAGTTGCTGTTATCAAAGCAGTACGTGGCGCAACTGGCCTGGGTCTGAAAGAAGCTAAAGACCTGGTAGAATCTGCTCCGGCAGTTCTGAAAGAAGCCATCAGCAAAGACGACGCTGAAGCTCTGAAAAAATCCCTGGAAGAAGCTGGTGCTTCTGTTGAAGTTAAATAA
- the rpoC gene encoding DNA-directed RNA polymerase subunit beta': MKDLLKFLKAQTKTEEFDAIKIALASPDMIRSWSFGEVKKPETINYRTFKPERDGLFCARIFGPVKDYECLCGKYKRLKHRGVICEKCGVEVTQTKVRRERMGHIELASPTAHIWFLKSLPSRIGLLLDMPLRDIERVLYFESYVVVEGGMTNLERRQILTEEQYLDALEEFGDEFDAKMGAEAIQALLKNMDLEAECEQLREELNETNSETKRKKLTKRIKLLEAFVQSGNKPEWMILTVLPVLPPDLRPLVPLDGGRFATSDLNDLYRRVINRNNRLKRLLDLAAPDIIVRNEKRMLQEAVDALLDNGRRGRAITGSNKRPLKSLADMIKGKQGRFRQNLLGKRVDYSGRSVITVGPYLRLHQCGLPKKMALELFKPFIYGKLELRGLATTIKAAKKMVEREEAVVWDILDEVIREHPVLLNRAPTLHRLGIQAFEPVLIEGKAIQLHPLVCAAYNADFDGDQMAVHVPLTLEAQLEARALMMSTNNILSPANGEPIIVPSQDVVLGLYYMTRDCVNAKGEGMVLTGPKEAERIYRAGLASLHARVKVRITEDVKNTEGEWESKTSLVDTTIGRAILWMIVPNGLPFSIVNQPLGKKAISKMLNTCYRILGLKPTVIFADQIMYTGFAYAARSGASVGIDDMVIPEKKAEIIEEAETEVAEIQEQFQSGLVTAGERYNKVIDIWAAANERVAKAMMENLSVEDVVNRDGEVEQQVSFNSIFMMADSGARGSAAQIRQLAGMRGLMAKPDGSIIETPITANFREGLNVLQYFISTHGARKGLADTALKTANSGYLTRRLVDVAQDLVVTEDDCGTHEGILMTPVIEGGDVKEPLRERVLGRVTAEDVLKPGTADILVPRNTLLNEKTCDLLEENSVDAVKVRSVVGCETDFGVCAYCYGRDLARGHIINKGEAVGVIAAQSIGEPGTQLTMRTFHIGGAASRAAAESSIQVKNKGSIKLTNAKHVTNSNGKLVITSRNTELKLIDEFGRTKESYKVPYGAVMAKGDGQEVSAGETVANWDPHTMPVISEVSGFIRFADMVDTQTITRQTDELTGLSSIVVLDSAERTGSGKDLRPALKIVDASGDDVLIPGADMPAQYFLPGKAIVQLEDGIQINAGDTLARIPQESGGTKDITGGLPRVADLFEARRPKEPAILAEISGIISFGKETKGKRRLVITPLDGSDPYEEMIPKWRQLNVFEGERVERGDVVSDGPESPHDILRLRGVHAVTRYIVNEVQDVYRLQGVKINDKHIEVIVRQMLRKGTIASAGSSEFLEGEQAEVSRIKIANRQLEADGKIAATYHRDLLGITKASLATESFISAASFQETTRVLTEAAVAGKRDELRGLKENVIVGRLIPAGTGYAYHQDRMRRRAQNEEQVAPQVSAEEATANLAELLNAGLGGDDE; the protein is encoded by the coding sequence GTGAAAGACTTATTAAAGTTTCTGAAAGCGCAAACTAAAACCGAAGAGTTTGATGCGATCAAAATTGCTCTGGCATCGCCAGACATGATCCGTTCCTGGTCTTTTGGTGAAGTTAAAAAGCCGGAAACGATCAACTACCGTACGTTCAAACCTGAGCGTGACGGCCTTTTCTGCGCCCGTATCTTTGGGCCGGTTAAAGATTACGAATGCCTGTGCGGTAAGTACAAGCGTTTGAAACACCGTGGTGTTATCTGTGAGAAGTGTGGCGTTGAAGTTACCCAGACTAAAGTGCGCCGTGAGCGTATGGGTCACATCGAGCTGGCTTCTCCGACTGCCCACATCTGGTTCCTGAAGTCGCTGCCGTCCCGTATCGGCCTGCTGCTGGACATGCCGCTGCGTGATATCGAACGTGTACTCTACTTTGAGTCCTACGTGGTGGTTGAAGGCGGCATGACCAACCTGGAGCGTCGTCAGATCCTGACTGAAGAGCAGTATCTGGACGCGCTGGAAGAGTTCGGCGATGAGTTCGACGCGAAGATGGGCGCCGAAGCTATCCAGGCCCTGTTGAAAAACATGGATCTGGAAGCAGAGTGCGAGCAGCTGCGTGAAGAGCTGAACGAAACCAACTCTGAAACCAAGCGTAAAAAGCTGACCAAGCGTATCAAGCTGCTGGAAGCGTTCGTACAGTCTGGCAACAAGCCGGAGTGGATGATCCTGACCGTGCTGCCGGTACTGCCGCCGGATCTGCGTCCGCTGGTTCCGCTGGATGGTGGTCGTTTCGCAACGTCCGATCTGAACGATCTGTATCGTCGCGTGATCAACCGTAACAACCGTCTGAAACGCCTGCTGGATCTGGCTGCGCCTGACATCATCGTGCGCAACGAAAAGCGTATGCTGCAAGAAGCGGTAGACGCCCTGCTGGACAACGGCCGTCGCGGTCGCGCCATCACTGGCTCGAACAAGCGTCCGCTGAAGTCCCTGGCAGACATGATCAAAGGTAAGCAAGGTCGTTTCCGTCAGAACCTGCTGGGTAAACGTGTTGACTACTCCGGTCGTTCCGTTATCACCGTAGGCCCGTACCTGCGTCTGCACCAGTGCGGCCTGCCGAAGAAGATGGCGCTGGAGCTGTTCAAACCGTTCATCTACGGCAAGCTGGAGCTGCGTGGCCTCGCGACCACCATCAAAGCTGCTAAGAAGATGGTTGAGCGTGAAGAAGCGGTAGTCTGGGATATCCTGGACGAAGTGATCCGTGAGCACCCGGTACTGCTGAACCGTGCGCCGACCCTGCACCGTCTGGGTATCCAGGCGTTCGAGCCGGTACTGATCGAAGGTAAAGCGATCCAGCTGCACCCGCTGGTTTGTGCGGCATACAACGCCGACTTCGATGGTGACCAGATGGCTGTTCACGTACCGCTGACGCTGGAAGCCCAGCTGGAAGCGCGTGCGCTGATGATGTCCACCAACAACATCCTGTCCCCTGCGAACGGCGAGCCAATCATCGTTCCGTCTCAGGACGTTGTACTGGGCCTCTACTACATGACGCGTGACTGTGTTAACGCCAAAGGCGAAGGCATGGTACTGACTGGGCCGAAAGAAGCTGAGCGCATCTACCGCGCTGGCCTGGCGTCCCTGCATGCACGTGTAAAAGTCCGTATCACTGAAGATGTGAAGAACACGGAAGGCGAGTGGGAATCCAAGACCTCTCTGGTGGACACCACCATTGGTCGTGCGATCCTGTGGATGATTGTGCCGAACGGCCTGCCGTTCTCCATCGTCAACCAGCCGCTGGGCAAGAAAGCGATCTCCAAAATGCTGAACACCTGTTACCGCATTTTGGGCCTGAAGCCGACCGTTATCTTCGCTGACCAGATCATGTATACCGGCTTTGCGTATGCAGCACGTTCTGGTGCGTCCGTTGGTATCGACGACATGGTTATCCCGGAGAAGAAAGCCGAGATCATCGAAGAAGCCGAAACCGAAGTGGCCGAGATCCAGGAGCAGTTCCAGTCTGGTCTGGTTACCGCGGGCGAGCGTTACAACAAAGTCATCGATATCTGGGCCGCGGCGAACGAGCGCGTGGCGAAGGCGATGATGGAAAACCTGTCTGTTGAAGACGTGGTTAACCGTGACGGCGAAGTTGAGCAGCAGGTTTCGTTCAACAGCATCTTCATGATGGCCGACTCCGGTGCGCGTGGTTCTGCGGCACAGATTCGTCAGCTGGCCGGTATGCGTGGTCTGATGGCGAAGCCGGATGGCTCCATCATCGAAACGCCGATCACCGCGAACTTCCGTGAAGGTCTGAACGTACTTCAGTACTTCATCTCGACCCACGGTGCGCGTAAAGGTCTGGCGGATACCGCACTGAAAACTGCGAACTCCGGTTACCTGACCCGTCGTCTGGTTGACGTGGCGCAGGATCTGGTTGTGACCGAAGACGACTGTGGCACCCACGAAGGCATCCTGATGACTCCGGTTATCGAGGGTGGCGACGTGAAAGAGCCGCTGCGTGAGCGTGTACTGGGTCGTGTAACTGCAGAAGACGTACTGAAGCCGGGTACGGCGGACATTCTGGTGCCGCGTAACACCCTGCTGAACGAGAAGACGTGTGATCTGTTGGAAGAGAACTCCGTCGACGCCGTGAAAGTACGCTCCGTAGTAGGTTGTGAAACCGACTTTGGTGTGTGTGCTTACTGCTACGGTCGTGACCTGGCACGTGGCCACATCATCAACAAAGGTGAAGCGGTCGGTGTTATTGCAGCACAGTCCATCGGTGAGCCGGGTACCCAGCTGACGATGCGTACCTTCCACATCGGTGGTGCGGCATCCCGTGCGGCGGCAGAGTCCAGCATTCAGGTGAAGAACAAGGGCAGCATCAAGCTGACCAACGCGAAGCACGTAACCAACTCCAACGGTAAGCTGGTTATCACCTCGCGTAACACCGAACTGAAGCTGATTGACGAATTCGGTCGTACGAAAGAGAGCTACAAAGTGCCTTACGGTGCGGTCATGGCGAAAGGTGACGGTCAGGAAGTCAGCGCGGGCGAAACCGTCGCTAACTGGGATCCGCACACCATGCCAGTTATCAGTGAAGTGAGTGGTTTCATCCGCTTCGCCGATATGGTCGATACCCAAACCATTACCCGCCAGACTGACGAACTGACCGGTTTGTCCTCTATCGTGGTACTGGACAGCGCAGAGCGTACCGGTAGCGGTAAAGACCTGCGTCCGGCACTGAAAATCGTTGACGCCAGCGGCGACGACGTACTGATCCCAGGCGCGGATATGCCTGCCCAGTACTTCCTGCCGGGTAAAGCGATTGTTCAGCTGGAAGATGGTATCCAGATCAACGCAGGTGACACCTTGGCGCGTATTCCGCAGGAATCCGGCGGTACCAAGGACATCACCGGTGGTCTGCCACGCGTTGCTGACCTGTTCGAAGCGCGTCGTCCGAAAGAGCCGGCAATCCTGGCTGAGATCAGCGGGATCATCTCCTTCGGTAAAGAGACCAAAGGCAAGCGTCGTCTGGTGATCACCCCGCTGGATGGTAGCGATCCGTACGAAGAGATGATTCCGAAATGGCGTCAGCTCAACGTGTTCGAAGGTGAACGTGTAGAACGTGGTGACGTCGTATCTGACGGCCCAGAGTCCCCGCACGACATCCTGCGTCTGCGTGGTGTTCACGCGGTGACCCGTTACATCGTGAACGAAGTGCAGGACGTTTACCGTCTGCAAGGCGTTAAGATTAACGATAAGCACATCGAAGTTATCGTTCGTCAGATGCTGCGTAAAGGCACCATTGCCAGCGCAGGCAGCTCTGAGTTCCTGGAAGGCGAACAGGCTGAAGTGTCTCGCATCAAGATTGCCAACCGTCAGCTGGAAGCAGACGGCAAGATCGCAGCAACGTACCATCGTGACCTGCTGGGTATCACCAAGGCATCTCTGGCGACCGAGTCCTTCATCTCTGCGGCTTCGTTCCAGGAAACGACGCGTGTTCTCACCGAAGCGGCAGTTGCCGGTAAGCGTGATGAACTGCGCGGCCTGAAAGAGAACGTGATCGTGGGCCGTCTGATCCCAGCCGGTACCGGTTACGCTTATCATCAGGACCGTATGCGTCGCCGCGCACAGAATGAAGAGCAGGTTGCTCCTCAGGTCAGCGCGGAAGAAGCTACAGCCAACCTGGCTGAGCTGCTGAACGCAGGCCTTGGCGGCGACGACGAATAA
- the rpoB gene encoding DNA-directed RNA polymerase subunit beta: MVYSYTEKKRIRKDFGKRPQVLDVPYLLSIQLDSFQKFIEQDPEGQYGLEAAFRSVFPIQSYSGNSELQYVSYRLGEPVFDVKECQIRGVTYSAPLRVKLRLVIYEREAPEGTVKDIKEQEVYMGEIPLMTENGTFVINGTERVIVSQLHRSPGVFFDSDKGKTHSSGKVLYNARIIPYRGSWLDFEFDPKDNLFVRIDRRRKLPATIILRALNYTTEQILDLFFDKVVFEIRDNKLQMELVPERLRGETASFDIEADGKTYVEKGRRITARHIRQLEKDGVERIEVPVEYIAGKVVGKDYIDESTGELICAANMELSMDLLAKLSQSGHKRIETLFTNDLDHGPYISETLRVDPTNDRLSSLVEIYRMMRPGEPPTREAAETLFENLFFSEDRYDLSAVGRMKFNRSLLRDEIEGSGILSKDDIIQVMKKLIDIRNGKGEVDDIDHLGNRRIRSVGEMAENQFRVGLVRVERAVKERLSLGDLDTLMPQDMINAKPISAAVKEFFGSSQLSQFMDQNNPLSEITHKRRISALGPGGLTRERAGFEVRDVHPTHYGRVCPIETPEGPNIGLINSLSVYAQTNEYGFLETPYRRVVDGVVTDEIHYLSAIEEGNFVIAQANTNLDEEGHFVDDLVTCRSKGESSLFSRDQVDYMDVSTQQVVSVGASLIPFLEHDDANRALMGANMQRQAVPTLRADKPLVGTGMERAVAVDSGVTAVAKRGGTVQYVDASRIVIKVNEDEMYPGEAGIDIYNLTKYTRSNQNTCINQMPCVSLGEPIERGDVLADGPSTDLGELALGQNMRVAFMPWNGYNFEDSILVSERVVQEDRFTTIHIQELACVSRDTKLGPEEITADIPNVGEAALSKLDESGIVYIGAEVTGGDILVGKVTPKGETQLTPEEKLLRAIFGEKASDVKDSSLRVPNGVSGTVIDVQVFTRDGVEKDKRALEIEEMQLKQAKKDLTEELQILEAGLFARIHAALVSGGVEAEKLDKLPRDRWLELSLTDEAKQNQLEQLAEQYDELKSDFEKKLEAKRRKITQGDDLAPGVLKIVKVYLAVKRQIQPGDKMAGRHGNKGVISKINPIEDMPYDENGTPVDIVLNPLGVPSRMNIGQILETHLGMAAKGIGEKINAMLKKHEEVSKLREFIQKAYELGDDTRQKVDLNTFSDDEVLRLAENLKKGMPIATPVFDGAKEKEIKELLQLGGLPTSGQITLFDGRTGEQFERQVTVGYMYMLKLNHLVDDKMHARSTGSYSLVTQQPLGGKAQFGGQRFGEMEVWALEAYGAAYTLQEMLTVKSDDVNGRTKMYKNIVDGNHQMEPGMPESFNVLLKEIRSLGINIELEDE; encoded by the coding sequence ATGGTTTACTCCTATACCGAGAAAAAACGCATTCGTAAGGACTTTGGTAAGCGTCCACAAGTTCTGGACGTACCATATCTCCTTTCTATCCAGCTTGACTCGTTCCAGAAGTTTATCGAGCAAGATCCAGAAGGGCAGTACGGGCTTGAAGCGGCATTCCGTTCTGTTTTTCCCATCCAGAGCTATAGCGGTAATTCGGAGCTGCAATACGTTAGCTACCGTCTTGGTGAGCCGGTATTCGACGTTAAAGAATGCCAGATCCGCGGTGTAACATATTCTGCGCCACTGCGCGTTAAATTGCGCCTGGTTATCTATGAGCGCGAAGCACCGGAAGGTACGGTTAAAGACATCAAGGAACAAGAAGTCTACATGGGCGAAATTCCGCTCATGACCGAAAACGGTACCTTTGTAATCAACGGGACTGAGAGGGTTATCGTATCTCAGCTGCACCGTAGTCCTGGTGTCTTCTTTGACAGCGATAAGGGTAAAACCCACTCGTCGGGTAAAGTGCTCTATAACGCACGTATCATCCCTTACCGTGGTTCCTGGCTGGATTTCGAGTTTGACCCGAAAGACAACCTGTTTGTACGTATTGACCGTCGCCGCAAACTGCCAGCGACCATCATCCTGCGTGCACTGAATTACACCACTGAGCAGATCCTCGACCTGTTCTTCGACAAAGTTGTCTTCGAAATTCGTGACAACAAGTTGCAGATGGAACTGGTGCCTGAGCGCCTGCGCGGTGAGACTGCCTCCTTCGATATCGAAGCTGATGGCAAAACTTACGTCGAAAAAGGCCGCCGTATCACGGCTCGCCATATCCGTCAGCTGGAGAAAGATGGCGTTGAGCGCATCGAAGTCCCGGTTGAGTACATTGCGGGTAAAGTGGTCGGTAAAGACTACATCGACGAGAGCACCGGTGAGCTGATTTGTGCGGCGAACATGGAGCTGTCCATGGATCTGCTGGCCAAGCTGAGCCAGTCTGGTCACAAGCGCATTGAGACGCTGTTCACCAACGACTTGGATCACGGCCCATACATCTCTGAGACGCTGCGCGTCGACCCAACCAACGATCGTCTGAGCTCGCTGGTTGAGATCTACCGCATGATGCGTCCGGGCGAGCCGCCGACGCGTGAAGCAGCGGAAACGCTGTTCGAGAACCTGTTCTTCTCCGAAGATCGTTACGATCTCTCTGCCGTTGGCCGGATGAAGTTCAACCGTTCTCTGCTGCGCGACGAGATCGAAGGTTCCGGTATCCTGAGCAAAGACGACATCATTCAGGTGATGAAGAAGCTCATCGATATCCGTAACGGCAAAGGCGAAGTCGATGATATCGACCACCTGGGCAACCGTCGTATCCGTTCTGTCGGTGAGATGGCGGAGAACCAGTTCCGCGTCGGTCTGGTGCGTGTTGAGCGTGCGGTGAAAGAGCGTCTGTCTCTGGGCGATCTGGACACCCTGATGCCTCAGGACATGATCAACGCCAAGCCTATTTCGGCGGCGGTAAAAGAGTTCTTCGGCTCCAGCCAGCTCTCCCAGTTCATGGACCAGAACAACCCGTTGTCTGAGATCACGCACAAGCGTCGTATCTCCGCACTGGGCCCGGGCGGTCTGACCCGTGAGCGCGCCGGCTTTGAAGTTCGAGACGTACACCCAACCCACTACGGTCGTGTGTGCCCAATCGAAACGCCGGAAGGTCCGAACATCGGTCTGATCAACTCCCTGTCTGTGTACGCACAGACCAACGAGTACGGTTTCCTGGAAACCCCGTACCGTCGTGTGGTTGATGGCGTGGTGACGGACGAGATTCACTATCTGTCTGCGATTGAAGAAGGCAACTTCGTTATTGCCCAGGCGAACACCAACCTGGATGAAGAAGGCCACTTCGTAGACGATCTGGTTACCTGTCGTAGCAAAGGCGAATCAAGCCTGTTTAGCCGCGATCAGGTTGACTATATGGACGTATCCACCCAGCAGGTTGTTTCTGTTGGTGCATCCCTGATTCCATTCCTGGAACACGATGACGCCAACCGTGCATTGATGGGTGCGAACATGCAACGTCAGGCAGTTCCGACCCTGCGCGCTGATAAGCCGCTGGTAGGTACTGGTATGGAACGTGCGGTAGCGGTTGACTCCGGTGTAACAGCCGTAGCGAAACGCGGCGGTACTGTTCAGTACGTTGATGCATCCCGTATCGTGATTAAAGTCAACGAAGACGAGATGTACCCGGGCGAAGCAGGTATCGACATTTACAACCTGACCAAGTACACCCGTTCCAACCAGAACACCTGCATCAACCAGATGCCGTGTGTCTCGCTGGGCGAGCCAATCGAGCGCGGCGACGTGCTGGCTGATGGCCCGTCTACCGATCTGGGTGAACTGGCACTGGGTCAGAACATGCGCGTCGCGTTCATGCCGTGGAACGGCTACAACTTCGAAGACTCCATCTTGGTCTCCGAGCGCGTGGTACAAGAAGATCGCTTCACCACGATTCACATCCAGGAACTGGCGTGCGTGTCCCGTGACACCAAGCTGGGGCCTGAAGAGATCACCGCTGACATCCCGAACGTGGGTGAAGCTGCGCTCTCCAAACTGGATGAATCCGGCATCGTCTATATCGGTGCTGAAGTGACCGGCGGTGACATTCTGGTTGGTAAGGTAACGCCGAAAGGTGAAACCCAGCTGACGCCAGAAGAGAAGCTGCTGCGTGCGATTTTCGGTGAGAAAGCATCGGACGTGAAAGATTCGTCCCTGCGTGTACCGAACGGCGTTTCCGGTACGGTTATCGATGTACAGGTCTTTACCCGCGATGGCGTGGAAAAAGACAAACGTGCATTGGAAATCGAAGAGATGCAGTTGAAGCAGGCGAAGAAAGACCTGACTGAAGAGCTGCAGATCCTGGAAGCCGGTCTGTTTGCGCGTATCCATGCCGCACTGGTATCTGGTGGTGTTGAAGCTGAGAAGCTGGACAAACTGCCGCGTGACCGTTGGCTGGAACTGTCGCTGACTGACGAAGCGAAGCAAAACCAACTCGAGCAGTTGGCTGAGCAGTACGACGAACTGAAATCCGACTTCGAGAAGAAGCTGGAAGCCAAGCGTCGTAAGATCACCCAGGGTGATGATCTGGCACCGGGCGTGCTGAAGATCGTCAAAGTGTATCTGGCCGTTAAACGTCAGATCCAGCCGGGTGACAAGATGGCAGGCCGCCACGGGAACAAGGGTGTTATCTCCAAGATCAACCCGATCGAAGATATGCCTTACGATGAAAACGGTACGCCGGTTGACATCGTTCTGAACCCGCTGGGCGTTCCATCTCGTATGAACATCGGTCAGATTCTGGAGACCCACTTGGGTATGGCCGCGAAGGGCATTGGTGAAAAGATCAATGCTATGCTGAAGAAACATGAAGAAGTTTCCAAGCTGCGCGAGTTCATCCAGAAAGCGTACGAATTGGGCGACGATACCCGTCAGAAGGTTGATTTGAATACCTTCAGCGATGACGAAGTACTGCGCCTGGCAGAGAACCTGAAAAAGGGTATGCCGATCGCGACGCCTGTCTTCGATGGTGCAAAAGAGAAAGAGATCAAAGAGCTGTTGCAGCTGGGTGGTTTGCCGACTTCCGGTCAGATCACACTGTTCGACGGTCGTACCGGTGAGCAGTTCGAGCGCCAGGTTACCGTTGGCTACATGTACATGCTGAAACTGAACCACTTGGTCGATGACAAAATGCACGCGCGTTCTACCGGTTCTTACAGCCTGGTTACTCAGCAGCCGCTGGGTGGTAAGGCGCAGTTCGGTGGTCAGCGCTTCGGTGAGATGGAAGTATGGGCACTGGAAGCTTACGGTGCCGCCTACACGCTGCAAGAAATGCTTACTGTCAAGTCGGATGACGTCAACGGCCGTACCAAGATGTATAAGAACATCGTGGATGGCAATCATCAGATGGAACCGGGCATGCCGGAATCCTTCAACGTACTGTTGAAAGAGATCCGCTCACTGGGCATCAACATCGAACTGGAAGACGAATAG